From Cecembia calidifontis, one genomic window encodes:
- a CDS encoding transposase codes for MAQLPLFKDFDGYSPKYHFFKNSLLGQVHDSIPWDELVSCLPRELSGRGAPSWFGPKGMFALMFLKAYLNVSDRHLLERFNTDWSLQYFCGKVLAENEQIKDMTIMTRIRAYIETHCEWEKLQEILILHWKHDVNNSHVLLMDATCYESYIRFPTDVKLLWECCEWVFEDQLFRICSDLGIKRPRSKFREQKLAQTTYSRKRKNSFKETLRRRKALVYLLNKGIEQLQEVLDKNKGAGLDLKDFSRFGVVKKICQQQEFLLDNPPSKLKDRIVSLHKPYLRPIVRGKENKPVEFGAKAHILQVDGLAFIDKLDFNAFNECTRLKLSVAKHKRFFGPARQLGADRIYATNKNRVFCTHQKIFTCFPKKGPKQLSKAEKVLSSEISRQRATVMEGVFGTNKNHYGLGKIKVKGEKREKLMIFFGIMSANAVLIAKRRAAKESPPLQRSA; via the coding sequence ATGGCTCAGCTTCCTCTTTTCAAAGATTTCGATGGATATTCTCCAAAATATCACTTTTTCAAGAATTCATTGTTAGGTCAGGTTCATGACAGTATCCCTTGGGATGAACTTGTTTCATGTCTCCCAAGAGAACTTTCGGGAAGAGGTGCTCCAAGCTGGTTTGGTCCCAAGGGTATGTTTGCACTTATGTTTTTAAAAGCATATCTGAATGTCAGCGACCGGCATCTTCTGGAACGCTTCAATACTGACTGGTCTCTCCAGTATTTCTGCGGGAAAGTATTGGCAGAAAATGAGCAGATTAAAGACATGACCATTATGACCCGTATAAGGGCTTATATTGAAACCCATTGTGAATGGGAGAAGCTTCAGGAGATTCTTATCCTGCACTGGAAACATGATGTCAATAACAGCCATGTACTTCTGATGGATGCCACCTGCTATGAGTCGTACATACGTTTTCCAACTGACGTAAAGCTTCTTTGGGAGTGCTGTGAATGGGTTTTTGAAGATCAGCTATTCAGGATCTGTTCAGACCTGGGTATCAAAAGGCCAAGATCCAAATTCAGGGAGCAGAAACTCGCCCAAACGACTTATTCGAGAAAAAGGAAAAACAGTTTTAAGGAAACACTCAGAAGAAGAAAAGCATTGGTGTATCTTCTCAACAAAGGCATAGAACAGCTTCAGGAGGTTTTGGACAAAAACAAAGGAGCGGGCCTTGATCTGAAAGACTTTTCAAGGTTTGGGGTGGTAAAAAAGATATGTCAGCAACAGGAGTTCCTGTTGGACAATCCTCCTTCCAAACTCAAGGATAGGATTGTGTCACTTCATAAACCATATCTCCGACCAATAGTGAGAGGGAAGGAGAATAAGCCTGTAGAGTTTGGTGCCAAAGCCCATATCTTACAGGTGGATGGTCTTGCTTTTATTGACAAACTGGATTTTAATGCATTCAATGAATGTACAAGACTGAAGCTGTCAGTAGCAAAGCATAAAAGATTTTTCGGTCCTGCCAGACAGCTTGGAGCGGACAGAATATATGCAACAAACAAAAACCGTGTATTCTGTACCCATCAGAAGATCTTCACCTGCTTCCCAAAAAAAGGCCCCAAACAATTAAGCAAAGCAGAAAAAGTACTAAGCTCTGAAATCTCCAGACAGAGAGCTACTGTAATGGAAGGTGTTTTTGGGACAAACAAAAACCATTATGGGCTTGGCAAAATCAAGGTGAAAGGGGAGAAAAGAGAAAAACTGATGATATTTTTTGGGATTATGTCAGCAAATGCGGTTCTGATAGCAAAAAGAAGGGCAGCAAAGGAAAGCCCACCCCTACAACGATCAGCATAA
- a CDS encoding acyltransferase family protein — translation MELNKNRLFFLDWLRVISIFLVFLHHVAMPFNGQSWLADYQGKSESLYSFTVFFEQWRLNLLFLISGAGTYLAFSKRTALQYFGERTQRLLIPLYFGIFFIVPPQTYYQFYNNYDSFWDLYPNVFFDRQLLHLWFLKMLYAFSVVIIPLILYLKSEKVKLFKTSLSRLLENAWAIFTLGLIFVLIGVIAKKNFPENPDAFLTNYGTSVPFFLYFLTGIILSSNPKSWEKLFELRKTFLFFGLIGIVLFYYFFFVKEHLVHSGRLTEDSAKLIWDSIRGFMGWSVILTVISFGVKYLNKTNKWLRPLNEGIYPFYILHQTIIIIIAFYVIQLNLIWQFKILIVLFSSLFLSIGVYRFLIYPIKPLWYFFGLKPNKKAQTKNSLKEVV, via the coding sequence ATGGAATTAAACAAAAACAGATTATTTTTTCTTGATTGGTTGAGAGTAATTTCAATTTTTCTGGTTTTTCTTCACCATGTGGCCATGCCTTTTAATGGGCAGAGCTGGCTGGCAGATTATCAAGGCAAAAGCGAATCTCTTTATAGCTTTACTGTTTTTTTTGAACAGTGGAGGTTAAATCTTCTGTTTCTTATTTCAGGAGCAGGAACGTATTTGGCCTTTTCAAAGCGTACAGCTTTGCAGTATTTCGGAGAAAGAACACAAAGACTTTTAATACCCTTATATTTTGGCATATTCTTTATTGTGCCTCCGCAAACCTATTACCAATTTTATAATAATTATGATAGTTTTTGGGACTTGTACCCGAACGTATTCTTTGACCGCCAACTTTTACATTTATGGTTTTTGAAGATGTTATATGCTTTTTCGGTTGTCATTATTCCCCTTATTCTATATTTAAAATCGGAAAAAGTTAAACTTTTTAAAACATCACTTTCCAGGCTTCTTGAAAACGCCTGGGCTATCTTTACTTTAGGTCTAATATTTGTCTTAATTGGTGTCATTGCAAAAAAAAATTTCCCAGAAAATCCTGATGCATTTTTAACTAATTATGGAACGAGTGTACCTTTTTTCCTTTATTTCTTGACGGGGATAATACTATCATCTAATCCAAAATCATGGGAGAAATTATTTGAACTTAGAAAGACTTTTCTGTTTTTTGGATTAATTGGAATAGTCTTATTTTATTATTTCTTTTTCGTAAAAGAACATCTCGTTCATTCTGGAAGGTTAACTGAGGATTCAGCTAAATTAATTTGGGACAGTATACGGGGATTTATGGGCTGGTCTGTAATTTTAACAGTGATAAGTTTTGGTGTTAAATACCTAAATAAAACAAATAAGTGGCTTAGACCCCTAAACGAAGGAATTTATCCTTTTTATATCCTGCACCAGACCATAATAATTATAATAGCATTTTACGTAATACAGCTAAACTTAATCTGGCAATTTAAAATACTAATAGTCTTATTTAGCTCATTGTTTTTGTCAATTGGTGTTTATAGATTTTTGATATATCCTATAAAACCCTTGTGGTACTTTTTTGGGTTAAAACCCAATAAAAAAGCTCAAACCAAAAATTCTCTAAAAGAAGTTGTTTAA
- a CDS encoding Spx/MgsR family RNA polymerase-binding regulatory protein: protein MKLRVYGIKNCDTMKKTFVFLENKGLDYEFIDYKKNAPDTALLSGFADKVGFENLINKKGTTYRKLDDQEKKDLETKSNAIALLSEKSSMIKRPIIEFPDGSILLGLNEEEIIKKAGK from the coding sequence ATGAAGTTACGCGTTTACGGAATCAAAAACTGCGACACCATGAAAAAGACCTTTGTTTTCTTAGAAAACAAAGGTCTTGATTATGAATTTATTGACTACAAAAAAAATGCCCCGGACACTGCTCTATTGTCTGGATTTGCCGACAAAGTCGGGTTCGAAAATCTGATCAACAAAAAAGGCACGACCTACCGAAAGTTAGATGACCAGGAGAAAAAAGACCTAGAAACAAAATCCAATGCCATCGCTCTTCTTTCAGAAAAAAGCAGTATGATCAAACGGCCTATTATTGAGTTTCCGGACGGTTCAATACTTTTGGGCTTAAATGAAGAGGAAATAATTAAAAAGGCAGGAAAATAA
- the hemL gene encoding glutamate-1-semialdehyde 2,1-aminomutase, producing the protein MQISKSKALFEKAKNYIPGGVNSPVRAFRAVGGDPLFIKRADGAFIYDEDGNAFIELINSWGPMILGHNNPMIREAVIKAMENGTSFGAPTAREVEIAELITSMVPSVEKVRMVNSGTEATMSAIRVARGFTGRDKFIKMEGHYHGHGDSFLISAGSGAVTMGNPDSPGVTKGTAKDTLLAPYNDLDAIEKLVAANKDEIAAIILEPVPGNMGLVIPKEGYLEGLRKICDREGIVLIFDEVMTGFRLAKGGAQELFGITPDMTTLGKIIGGGLPVGAYGGRKEIMDFVSPAGPVYQAGTLSGNPIAMAAGLTMLTYLNENPEVYQELNRIGDKIVNGIKSSLGKLGMNYTVNHLGSMYSLFFTDKDVFDFASAKHSDTGLFGKYFQRMLQKGIYLAPSQFESLFLSTALSDDLIDKIIAANEAALIEIHS; encoded by the coding sequence ATGCAGATATCAAAAAGTAAAGCCTTATTTGAAAAGGCCAAAAATTATATTCCAGGAGGGGTAAACTCTCCTGTCAGGGCCTTCAGGGCTGTTGGAGGTGATCCGCTTTTTATCAAAAGGGCGGATGGGGCCTTCATTTATGATGAAGATGGCAATGCATTCATAGAATTGATCAACAGCTGGGGACCTATGATCCTAGGACATAACAATCCTATGATCAGGGAAGCCGTTATCAAAGCCATGGAAAATGGCACCTCCTTTGGCGCACCTACGGCCAGAGAGGTTGAAATTGCTGAATTGATCACCTCAATGGTACCCTCTGTCGAAAAGGTCAGAATGGTCAACTCAGGTACTGAAGCTACCATGTCTGCAATAAGGGTAGCGAGAGGATTTACCGGAAGGGATAAGTTCATCAAGATGGAAGGGCATTATCACGGACATGGGGATTCTTTTCTGATTTCTGCAGGATCCGGAGCAGTCACTATGGGAAACCCAGATTCCCCCGGTGTTACAAAAGGAACAGCCAAAGACACTTTATTGGCTCCTTACAATGACCTTGATGCAATAGAAAAGCTTGTGGCTGCCAATAAAGACGAAATAGCAGCCATTATCCTTGAGCCTGTACCCGGAAATATGGGATTGGTAATCCCAAAAGAAGGATACCTTGAAGGGCTTAGAAAAATTTGTGATAGAGAAGGAATTGTGCTGATTTTTGATGAGGTAATGACCGGCTTCCGTCTGGCAAAAGGCGGAGCCCAGGAGTTATTCGGAATCACACCAGATATGACTACACTGGGCAAAATAATCGGCGGGGGATTACCTGTTGGTGCTTATGGAGGCAGAAAAGAAATCATGGATTTTGTATCTCCGGCTGGACCAGTTTATCAGGCTGGAACACTATCCGGTAACCCTATCGCAATGGCAGCCGGCCTTACAATGCTCACTTACCTCAACGAAAATCCTGAAGTTTACCAAGAACTTAACAGGATTGGGGATAAAATTGTAAATGGAATAAAATCTTCCTTAGGAAAACTTGGAATGAACTATACGGTTAATCATTTGGGAAGTATGTACAGCCTTTTCTTTACAGATAAGGATGTTTTTGATTTTGCTTCTGCCAAGCATTCTGACACCGGTCTTTTTGGAAAGTACTTCCAGCGCATGCTTCAAAAAGGCATTTACCTTGCACCATCCCAATTTGAAAGTTTGTTCTTATCCACTGCACTTTCAGATGATCTGATTGATAAAATAATAGCTGCCAATGAGGCTGCACTTATTGAAATACACAGCTAA
- a CDS encoding ABC transporter substrate-binding protein, whose product MRYFLLVLIFLANSLNPLFSQDQLSGYNRAKTLMGYGNYADAMNLLRPYMDAQKFGNLSQYATYHFAKSAYHQGQYLLVESVLKDLANQETWGNKDKAKYLLALAYFQEGRNIDALELITKITEPSVKEQAENASYNFLKNASVGFLMGNIRKYNENKGFMLALKEQIEKQTVLSTDERAIYNQIRTMDFGNKGVESINKNSQVLDVAVVLPFNYSGGKGVQNLAPNNFVFELYQGIQFAAEELNRQGMKVNLKSFDSERNLSKLSSILEDPFLKQADIIIGPIYPDEVEMVMGFSERNSIPFINPLSNVDEKYEGLNFAYLFRPSISALSEGMIEFARKNIVGRRLAIGYSNTTRDELLAKSIAEKAQRFGYSIVRNDQINGRSIQDFMERIQLKNGDQANADLVIILSDDPNVAAPAFGFMESQNVRKPVLVMDSWLFFNFANYEMLEEQNFHFVSNNTVQFDKSGLERFREDFYSKYINYPSFNAHLGYELMYWVSQNIGPRMGFNLRENLNRNGFQNGKITHGFDFRNSNSNRFVPVLKLENGMLLYK is encoded by the coding sequence ATGAGATATTTTCTCCTTGTATTGATATTCCTAGCAAACTCATTGAATCCTCTTTTTTCTCAGGATCAACTTAGCGGCTACAATAGGGCAAAAACCTTGATGGGTTATGGAAATTATGCTGATGCAATGAATTTATTGCGCCCTTATATGGATGCCCAGAAATTTGGAAATCTTTCCCAATACGCCACTTATCACTTTGCCAAGTCTGCTTACCATCAAGGTCAATATTTATTAGTGGAATCAGTCCTAAAAGACCTTGCTAACCAAGAAACATGGGGCAATAAAGATAAAGCCAAATATTTGCTTGCCCTTGCTTATTTTCAGGAAGGCAGAAACATTGATGCCTTGGAACTGATAACCAAAATAACAGAACCAAGTGTTAAGGAACAGGCTGAAAATGCCTCCTACAACTTTTTGAAAAATGCCTCTGTTGGTTTTCTGATGGGAAATATCAGGAAATACAATGAAAACAAAGGATTCATGTTGGCCCTAAAAGAGCAGATTGAAAAACAGACCGTCTTGTCCACAGATGAGAGGGCCATTTACAACCAAATCAGAACCATGGATTTTGGTAATAAGGGAGTTGAAAGCATCAATAAAAATTCCCAGGTCCTTGATGTCGCAGTTGTTTTGCCATTTAATTATTCCGGGGGAAAAGGAGTCCAGAATTTGGCCCCTAATAACTTTGTTTTTGAACTTTATCAAGGTATTCAATTCGCGGCTGAAGAATTGAATCGTCAGGGAATGAAAGTTAACCTTAAAAGTTTCGACTCTGAGCGCAACCTTTCAAAACTATCTTCGATTTTGGAAGACCCCTTTCTAAAGCAGGCTGATATTATTATTGGCCCTATTTATCCTGATGAAGTGGAAATGGTGATGGGATTTTCAGAAAGGAACAGCATACCTTTTATCAATCCACTTTCTAATGTAGATGAAAAATATGAGGGGCTTAATTTTGCTTATCTTTTCAGGCCATCCATAAGCGCTTTGTCTGAGGGAATGATTGAATTTGCCAGGAAAAATATTGTGGGAAGAAGGCTGGCTATTGGCTATTCAAACACCACAAGAGATGAACTTTTGGCAAAAAGCATAGCTGAAAAAGCTCAAAGATTCGGCTATTCCATTGTGAGAAATGACCAAATAAACGGCAGGTCCATCCAAGATTTCATGGAAAGGATTCAATTAAAAAATGGTGATCAGGCCAATGCCGATCTGGTTATCATCCTTTCTGATGATCCAAATGTCGCTGCTCCAGCATTTGGCTTTATGGAATCCCAGAATGTCCGAAAACCTGTTTTGGTAATGGACAGCTGGCTGTTTTTCAATTTCGCCAATTATGAAATGCTGGAAGAACAGAATTTCCACTTTGTCAGCAATAACACCGTCCAGTTCGATAAATCAGGACTGGAAAGATTCAGGGAAGATTTTTACTCAAAATACATCAATTACCCCTCTTTTAACGCCCATTTGGGCTATGAACTGATGTACTGGGTTTCTCAAAATATCGGTCCACGGATGGGCTTTAATCTCAGGGAAAACCTAAATAGAAATGGTTTCCAAAATGGAAAAATCACACACGGATTTGACTTCAGAAACAGTAATTCCAATAGGTTTGTGCCGGTTTTAAAACTGGAAAACGGAATGCTTTTGTACAAATAA
- a CDS encoding IS30 family transposase → MNKFKHLSQEQRYQIEALFRNGTSQTKIAAIIGVNKSTVSRELQRNTGKRGRYSGEYKAAVAQNRTDERHRLKRKRIKFTESLKEEARKFLVVDKLSPELISVTWKKQGKEGVCHETLYNWIFTAKKSSHWRYRRDRELYKNLRHGKRKRKRGNYRHTRGIIRERVPIDQRPPVVEKRQRIGDIEVDLMMGKNHKSALLVLVDRATLVTTIEKLDGKNADIIEQKIAKRIQRIGASFFKSITFDNDMAFANHYKIRDKFNIPTFFTRPYTSQDKGTVENRIGLIRAFLPKGTDLNQISREQIQNIETKINNRPIRKFNYLSPIECLMKKLGVAFMT, encoded by the coding sequence ATGAATAAATTTAAACATCTCAGCCAGGAACAAAGGTACCAAATAGAGGCTTTATTTAGAAACGGAACTTCCCAGACCAAAATCGCTGCGATTATCGGTGTCAACAAAAGTACTGTATCCAGAGAACTTCAAAGAAATACCGGCAAGAGGGGCCGTTATAGCGGTGAATATAAGGCTGCAGTTGCCCAGAACCGTACAGACGAAAGACATAGACTCAAGAGAAAGCGAATCAAATTTACCGAGTCCCTTAAAGAAGAGGCCCGCAAATTCCTTGTTGTTGACAAATTGAGCCCAGAGCTAATATCGGTCACCTGGAAGAAACAAGGTAAAGAAGGGGTTTGTCATGAGACACTCTACAACTGGATATTTACTGCCAAAAAAAGTAGCCATTGGAGATACCGAAGGGACAGGGAGCTTTACAAGAATCTCCGGCATGGTAAAAGAAAGCGTAAGAGAGGTAATTACAGGCATACCAGAGGAATTATCAGGGAGAGAGTTCCAATTGACCAAAGGCCTCCTGTAGTTGAAAAAAGACAAAGGATAGGAGATATTGAAGTAGACCTTATGATGGGGAAAAACCACAAATCAGCTCTTTTGGTACTGGTGGACAGGGCAACCTTGGTTACTACCATAGAGAAACTTGATGGTAAAAATGCAGATATCATTGAACAGAAAATAGCAAAGAGAATACAGAGAATTGGTGCTTCGTTCTTCAAATCAATCACTTTCGATAATGATATGGCATTCGCAAACCATTATAAAATCAGAGATAAATTCAATATCCCAACATTCTTTACAAGACCATACACTTCACAGGATAAAGGAACAGTGGAAAACAGAATCGGACTTATCAGGGCTTTCCTGCCAAAGGGTACTGACCTCAATCAAATCTCTCGGGAACAGATCCAAAATATAGAAACCAAAATCAATAACAGGCCAATAAGAAAGTTTAATTATCTTAGTCCTATCGAATGTCTAATGAAAAAATTAGGCGTTGCATTTATGACTTGA
- a CDS encoding IS1634 family transposase: protein MFVRRKPNKSGKISVQVIEKIKGKSKVVKTIGSSSDRSEVERLFILGEEWIKNHKGALEIPFSDEERIADSVLESVENITVSGTELLLDRIFNDIGFSAIQDDIFRWLVYSRICFPASKLKTCDYLLTYHGLEFQVQDLYRYMDKLYNNYKETVQLISFEHTKRILGGSINIVFYDVTTLYFEVDHEDDLRKSGFSKEGKHQNPQIVLGLLVGLEGYPLAYEIFEGNKFEGHTMIPVIEAFRKKYSLPAPIVVADSGLLSKSNVKELRDNGYEFILGARLKASPDKSKERILAFELENGESRLLDWEDGLRMVVSYSDRRAKKDRINREKGLKKLEKQLKSGKLNKSHINNRGYNKYLKMEGEVKIALDIEKFEQDGKWDGLKGYITNTNLDKDEVIENYNNLWKIEKAFRITKNEIKVRPVFHYKQRRIEAHISIAFVAYKVFKELERQLLEKGSKLSPQKAIEIAKGIYTVEIQLKSSGKKLRKTLLLNESQQKLAKMFGF, encoded by the coding sequence ATGTTTGTTCGGAGAAAACCCAATAAAAGTGGCAAGATCAGTGTTCAGGTAATTGAGAAGATCAAAGGTAAAAGCAAGGTTGTAAAAACGATCGGAAGCAGTTCTGATCGATCTGAGGTTGAAAGACTTTTTATTCTTGGGGAGGAATGGATAAAAAACCATAAAGGAGCACTTGAAATCCCCTTCAGTGATGAAGAACGGATTGCCGATTCTGTTCTGGAAAGTGTTGAAAACATCACTGTTTCAGGTACCGAGCTGCTTTTGGACAGGATTTTCAATGATATTGGGTTCAGCGCAATCCAAGATGATATCTTCAGGTGGCTGGTATATTCCAGGATCTGTTTTCCTGCCAGCAAGCTGAAAACCTGTGATTACCTGCTCACCTACCACGGCCTCGAATTCCAGGTTCAGGACCTTTACAGGTACATGGACAAGCTTTACAACAACTATAAGGAAACGGTCCAGCTGATCAGCTTTGAACATACCAAGAGAATACTCGGAGGGAGTATCAATATCGTTTTCTATGATGTTACTACGCTTTATTTTGAAGTGGATCATGAAGATGATCTTAGAAAGAGTGGTTTTTCCAAGGAGGGAAAGCATCAAAATCCACAGATTGTTTTGGGTCTGCTGGTTGGACTAGAGGGATATCCTCTGGCTTATGAGATTTTTGAGGGAAACAAGTTTGAAGGGCATACGATGATCCCTGTGATAGAAGCTTTTAGAAAGAAGTATAGCTTACCTGCTCCGATTGTTGTTGCCGATTCAGGTTTACTGTCAAAAAGCAATGTAAAAGAGTTACGGGACAACGGTTACGAGTTTATTCTGGGAGCAAGGCTGAAAGCTTCCCCTGATAAAAGTAAAGAGAGGATATTGGCTTTTGAACTTGAAAACGGCGAGAGCAGGCTGCTGGATTGGGAGGACGGGCTCAGAATGGTTGTCAGTTATTCAGACAGAAGAGCCAAAAAAGACAGGATCAACAGGGAGAAAGGTCTTAAAAAGCTCGAGAAACAGTTAAAATCAGGAAAGCTCAACAAAAGCCACATCAACAACAGGGGCTATAACAAGTATCTTAAAATGGAAGGGGAGGTAAAGATTGCACTTGATATTGAAAAGTTTGAACAGGATGGGAAATGGGACGGTCTCAAAGGGTATATTACCAACACAAACCTTGACAAAGACGAGGTCATTGAGAATTACAACAACCTTTGGAAAATAGAAAAGGCCTTCAGGATAACAAAAAATGAAATCAAAGTCAGGCCTGTTTTCCATTATAAACAACGCAGGATCGAAGCACATATAAGCATCGCATTCGTCGCTTACAAAGTGTTTAAGGAACTGGAAAGGCAGTTATTGGAAAAAGGATCAAAACTTTCTCCTCAGAAAGCCATAGAAATAGCAAAAGGGATTTACACTGTTGAAATACAGCTCAAATCTTCAGGTAAAAAGCTGAGAAAGACCCTGCTTTTGAACGAAAGTCAACAAAAACTCGCAAAAATGTTCGGTTTTTGA
- the typA gene encoding translational GTPase TypA yields MQNIRNIAIIAHVDHGKTTLVDKIIHASKIFRENQQFDDLILDNNDLERERGITILSKNVSVRYKDHKINIIDTPGHADFGGEVERVLKMADGVILLVDAFEGPMPQTRFVLGKALNLGLTPIVVVNKVDKPNCRPDEVHEAVFDLMFNLDATEEQLEFQTLYGSAKQNWMGPDWKNPTDSILPLLDAIIEYIPAPKIEEGSLQMQITSLDYSSFVGRIAIGRVHRGSIKEGAQLSLCKADGVIKKVRVKELHVFEGLGKNKVSEVHAGDICAVTGIEDFEIGDTIAALENPEPLPRIAIDEPTMNMLFTINNSPFFGKEGKFVTSRHLRDRLMKETEKNLALRVEPTDSEDKFIVYGRGILHLSVLIETMRREGYELQVGQPQVIFKEIDGVQCEPIETLVVDVPEETAGKVIELATQRKGELLIMEPKGDLQHLEFKIPSRGLIGLRNNVLTATQGEAIMNHRFSAYEPYKGNIPGRINGSLISMEGGPCTAYAIDKLQDRGIFFIEPGDELYTGQVIGEHSRDNDLVVNVQKGKKLTNIRAAGSDDNVRIAPPKRFSLEEAMEYIQKDEYLEITPKSIRMRKIYLDENERARMAKKDA; encoded by the coding sequence ATGCAGAATATTCGGAATATCGCGATTATCGCTCACGTTGACCACGGTAAGACCACCCTGGTGGACAAAATTATCCATGCCTCCAAAATCTTCCGTGAAAACCAACAGTTTGACGATTTAATCCTGGATAACAACGACTTGGAAAGGGAAAGAGGAATCACCATCCTTTCCAAAAACGTATCCGTAAGATATAAAGACCATAAAATCAATATCATTGATACCCCTGGACACGCTGACTTCGGTGGGGAAGTGGAAAGGGTATTGAAAATGGCCGATGGGGTAATCCTACTAGTGGATGCCTTCGAAGGCCCTATGCCACAGACCCGTTTCGTTTTGGGCAAAGCACTGAATCTTGGTTTGACTCCGATTGTAGTTGTGAACAAAGTGGACAAACCAAACTGCCGTCCGGATGAGGTACATGAGGCGGTTTTTGACCTGATGTTCAACCTGGATGCTACAGAAGAGCAATTGGAATTCCAGACCTTGTACGGTTCTGCCAAACAAAACTGGATGGGACCTGACTGGAAAAACCCAACCGATTCCATACTTCCTCTATTGGATGCCATCATCGAATATATTCCTGCTCCAAAAATCGAGGAAGGTTCTTTGCAAATGCAAATTACTTCGTTGGACTATTCCTCATTCGTGGGACGTATCGCTATCGGAAGAGTTCACAGAGGAAGTATCAAAGAAGGCGCCCAGCTTTCCCTGTGTAAAGCCGATGGCGTAATCAAAAAGGTGCGTGTAAAAGAGTTGCACGTGTTTGAAGGCTTGGGCAAAAACAAGGTATCAGAAGTACATGCAGGAGATATCTGCGCGGTAACAGGCATCGAAGATTTCGAAATCGGTGATACCATTGCAGCTCTGGAAAATCCTGAGCCATTACCAAGAATTGCCATCGATGAGCCTACCATGAACATGCTCTTTACCATCAACAACTCTCCTTTCTTCGGCAAAGAAGGAAAATTCGTGACTTCCCGTCACTTGAGAGACCGTTTGATGAAAGAAACGGAAAAGAATTTGGCCTTAAGAGTAGAACCAACAGACTCAGAAGACAAATTCATAGTTTATGGCCGTGGAATTCTCCACTTGTCAGTCCTAATTGAGACCATGAGAAGAGAAGGTTACGAATTGCAGGTAGGTCAACCTCAAGTAATTTTCAAAGAAATTGACGGGGTACAGTGCGAGCCTATCGAAACTTTGGTAGTGGACGTGCCGGAGGAAACAGCTGGTAAAGTTATCGAACTGGCAACCCAGCGAAAAGGGGAATTGTTGATCATGGAGCCAAAAGGTGACTTGCAACACTTAGAGTTCAAAATCCCTTCCAGAGGTTTGATCGGTTTGAGAAACAACGTATTGACCGCTACCCAAGGGGAAGCGATCATGAACCACCGATTCTCTGCATATGAGCCTTACAAAGGTAACATCCCCGGAAGGATCAATGGCTCTTTGATCTCCATGGAAGGGGGCCCTTGTACTGCTTATGCCATCGATAAATTGCAGGACAGAGGTATTTTCTTCATCGAACCGGGAGACGAACTTTATACAGGACAGGTAATCGGAGAGCACTCCAGGGATAATGACCTCGTGGTCAATGTTCAGAAAGGTAAAAAACTCACCAATATCCGTGCGGCAGGGTCAGATGACAACGTCAGAATAGCCCCTCCAAAAAGATTCTCTTTGGAAGAAGCCATGGAATATATCCAAAAAGACGAATACCTGGAAATCACGCCAAAGTCCATCCGAATGAGAAAAATCTATTTGGATGAGAATGAGAGGGCGAGGATGGCGAAGAAAGATGCGTAA
- a CDS encoding Crp/Fnr family transcriptional regulator produces the protein MKGFDFVFKRFPNYQSAPWMDVIGLKKGQLLLAQGQVLANLFWIESGILREYHQDGEGEFTNSFIFEGNYYLTGFYFGSHLRSSFTVEALEDCKIISFSMGFFQERDLDHQLVLDVFKEISMLKYQYNLQWKLINGKKLFLEKWESFKQAYPGLWIRIPQKHLATFFNVTPQYISKLKAERKLLSSEN, from the coding sequence ATGAAAGGTTTTGATTTTGTGTTCAAAAGGTTTCCCAATTATCAATCAGCTCCTTGGATGGATGTAATTGGGTTGAAAAAAGGCCAGTTGTTGCTTGCACAGGGACAGGTATTAGCAAATTTGTTTTGGATAGAATCTGGAATTTTGAGGGAATATCATCAAGATGGTGAGGGTGAATTTACCAATTCGTTTATTTTTGAAGGCAATTATTATTTGACGGGATTTTATTTTGGAAGTCATCTCAGGTCTTCATTTACAGTTGAAGCATTGGAAGATTGTAAAATAATAAGCTTTTCAATGGGTTTTTTCCAAGAGCGGGACTTGGACCACCAGCTTGTGCTGGATGTTTTCAAGGAAATCTCCATGCTAAAATACCAATACAACCTCCAATGGAAATTGATCAATGGGAAGAAGTTGTTTCTTGAAAAATGGGAAAGCTTTAAACAAGCTTATCCGGGATTATGGATAAGAATTCCCCAAAAACATCTTGCTACCTTCTTCAACGTCACTCCCCAATATATTTCGAAATTAAAAGCTGAAAGAAAACTACTGTCGTCCGAGAACTGA